In Sorghum bicolor cultivar BTx623 chromosome 10, Sorghum_bicolor_NCBIv3, whole genome shotgun sequence, one genomic interval encodes:
- the LOC8058409 gene encoding uncharacterized protein LOC8058409, whose product MDWYAWLSRTGLAPSLTYEYGRLFSRNELEPGDAAHFDHDLLKSMGIAVAKHRLEILKLAKKQADDGAEAAGASSSAASRLARRATRCLSRCVRRLAGGGGRDGGGRSRRGASSVTVVPRICSGDDAVRVGAVQRKSTGSASATKKMVLMITDGVVAGGAGLRGGGARLSASSQKASLMFHDCYHDEDEDDEEGGEDDDEDGGAGDDDDIKWDSMFQDLKPT is encoded by the coding sequence ATGGACTGGTACGCGTGGCTGTCGCGGACGGGGCTGGCGCCGTCGCTGACGTACGAGTACGGGCGCCTGTTCAGCCGGAACGAGCTGGAGCCCGGGGACGCGGCGCACTTCGACCACGACCTGCTCAAGAGCATGGGCATCGCCGTCGCCAAGCACCGCCTCGAGATCCTCAAGCTGGCAAAGAAGCAGGCGGACGACGGCGCGGAGGCGGCGGGCGCCTCGTCCTCGGCGGCCTCGCGGCTCGCGCGCAGGGCCACCAGGTGCCTGTCCCGCTGCGTGCGCCGGCTGGCAGGAGGCGGAGGACGAGACGGAGGCGGGAGGAGCCGGAGGGGCGCGTCGTCGGTCACCGTCGTCCCGAGGATCTGCAGCGGCGACGACGCCGTCCGCGTCGGCGCCGTGCAGCGGAAGAGCACCGGGAGCGCCAGCGCCACCAAGAAGATGGTGCTCATGATCACCGACGGCGTCGTCGCCGGAGGGGCCGGACTCAGGGGCGGCGGCGCGAGGCTGTCGGCGTCGTCTCAGAAGGCGAGCCTGATGTTCCATGACTGCTACCACGACGAggatgaggacgacgaggagggtggagaggacgacgacgaggacggcggcgccggcgacgacgacgacatcaAGTGGGACTCCATGTTTCAGGACCTCAAGCCCACGTGA